One genomic segment of Hymenobacter psoromatis includes these proteins:
- a CDS encoding GDP-L-fucose synthase family protein: MEKDAKIYVAGHRGMVGSAMLRRLEQAGFANFVTRTSSELDLRNQQAVADFFAQEKPDYVVLAAAKVGGINANNTYRGEFLYDNLMIQNNVIHHSYLNGVKKLLFLGSSCIYPKFAPQPLQETALLTGELESTNEPYAIAKIAGIKLCDAYRAQYGCNYISAMPTNLYGPHDNYDLKNSHVLPALIRKFHEAKKSGAPEVEVWGTGTPRREFLHVDDLADACYWLLENYNEAGLVNVGTGTDLSIRELAELVQRTVGYEGRIRFNTDYPDGTPRKLMDVSKLAGHGWQATIGLEEGVTAVYAGAFTEA, from the coding sequence ATGGAAAAAGACGCTAAAATATACGTTGCCGGCCACCGCGGAATGGTGGGCTCCGCCATGCTACGCCGCCTGGAACAGGCCGGCTTTGCCAACTTCGTTACGCGCACCTCCAGCGAGCTGGATTTGCGCAACCAGCAGGCCGTAGCTGATTTCTTCGCTCAGGAAAAACCCGATTACGTGGTGCTGGCCGCCGCTAAGGTGGGCGGCATCAATGCCAATAATACCTACCGGGGGGAGTTTCTGTATGATAACCTGATGATTCAGAACAACGTCATTCACCATTCTTATCTGAATGGAGTGAAGAAGCTGTTATTTCTAGGGTCGTCGTGCATTTACCCCAAATTTGCGCCGCAGCCCTTGCAGGAAACGGCCTTGCTCACCGGGGAGCTGGAAAGCACCAACGAGCCCTACGCCATCGCCAAGATTGCCGGCATTAAGCTCTGCGATGCCTACCGGGCGCAGTACGGCTGCAACTACATCTCGGCCATGCCCACCAACCTCTACGGGCCGCACGATAATTACGACCTTAAGAACTCGCACGTGCTGCCGGCGCTCATCCGCAAGTTTCACGAGGCCAAGAAAAGCGGTGCGCCCGAAGTAGAAGTGTGGGGCACCGGTACCCCACGCCGCGAGTTTCTGCATGTAGACGACTTGGCCGATGCCTGCTACTGGCTGCTGGAAAATTACAACGAGGCCGGCCTGGTGAACGTGGGCACCGGCACCGACCTCAGCATCCGCGAGCTGGCCGAGTTGGTGCAGCGTACTGTGGGCTACGAGGGCCGCATCCGCTTTAATACTGACTATCCCGATGGCACCCCGCGCAAGCTGATGGACGTGAGTAAGCTGGCGGGCCACGGCTGGCAAGCGACTATTGGCTTAGAAGAAGGAGTTACTGCCGTGTACGCAGGGGCATTCACTGAGGCCTAG
- a CDS encoding glycosyltransferase family 2 protein, translated as MNQEFPSVSVVIPSWNQGRFIGRTLDSILKQDYPGAVQVIVSDGGSTDETVEVLKSYGDRLTWWSARDKGFVDAVTKGVAQATGEILAVQSSDDYYLPGAFRAMAAAFQKYPAASFISGGEYSIDLQGNVLSSSNPAGEITPHTILFKTIPPQHATFVKRRYFEETGGMRLEVDMCADIDQWYRVAHLAPGHYTPEMLAVYQLHPDQRTVTSDKWYPNLVKMVELCEAEPRYGDKFRLRDDERRNLYTYWEINWTGKRDMAAARPLAFAKLPGLLSYSPRTRRMILGASINPMLKKLVPTGLMQTMRPAAPTTAAKPDLDWWQA; from the coding sequence ATGAATCAGGAATTTCCTTCGGTTTCGGTCGTCATTCCCTCCTGGAATCAGGGGCGCTTTATCGGCCGTACCCTGGATAGCATTCTCAAGCAGGACTACCCCGGCGCGGTGCAGGTCATTGTGTCCGATGGCGGCTCGACCGACGAGACGGTGGAAGTGCTCAAAAGCTACGGCGACCGCCTTACCTGGTGGTCGGCCCGTGATAAGGGCTTCGTGGATGCCGTAACCAAAGGGGTAGCCCAGGCTACCGGCGAAATCCTGGCCGTGCAAAGCTCCGATGACTACTACCTGCCGGGCGCATTCCGGGCAATGGCGGCGGCATTTCAGAAATATCCGGCGGCCAGCTTCATCTCGGGCGGGGAGTATTCGATTGACTTGCAAGGTAACGTGCTGAGCAGCAGCAATCCGGCCGGCGAAATCACGCCCCACACCATTCTGTTTAAGACCATCCCCCCCCAGCACGCTACGTTCGTGAAGCGCCGCTATTTCGAGGAAACTGGCGGAATGCGCCTCGAAGTGGATATGTGCGCCGACATTGACCAGTGGTACCGGGTAGCGCACCTGGCCCCCGGCCACTACACCCCCGAGATGCTGGCCGTGTACCAGCTGCACCCCGACCAGCGCACCGTTACCAGCGATAAATGGTACCCGAACCTGGTGAAGATGGTGGAGCTGTGCGAAGCTGAGCCCCGCTACGGCGACAAGTTCCGCCTCCGCGACGACGAACGCCGCAACCTCTACACCTACTGGGAAATCAACTGGACCGGCAAGCGCGACATGGCTGCCGCCCGGCCACTGGCCTTCGCCAAGCTGCCCGGCCTGCTCAGCTACAGCCCCCGCACCCGCCGCATGATACTCGGGGCCAGCATCAACCCCATGCTGAAAAAGCTGGTGCCGACGGGCCTGATGCAGACCATGCGCCCGGCCGCGCCAACTACCGCCGCCAAGCCCGACCTGGATTGGTGGCAGGCTTAG
- a CDS encoding ABC transporter permease, whose protein sequence is MQTIDTAKPTVAAASVPAHEESGQWTEIIKPRTSLLDLRLGDVWRYRDLVMLFVRRDFVSNYKQTILGPIWFFIQPLLTTLTYYIIFGRVAKLDTDGLPPFVFYLAGITVWGYFSQSLTAVATVFTTNAAMFSKVYFPRLTMPLSIVLSNLVRFGIQMALFLVVWAYYLFTSNALHPNWLIALTPLLVVLMGLLSLGLGMIFSALTTKYRDLAMLLTFGVQLAMYATPVIYPLSKVPAQYMWLIVANPMTAITETFRAAFLGSGTFSWLYLGYSTLTTLIILLAGTIIFNKVEKSFTDTV, encoded by the coding sequence GTGCAAACAATTGACACCGCCAAGCCCACTGTAGCCGCTGCTTCCGTGCCGGCTCATGAGGAGAGTGGGCAGTGGACTGAGATTATTAAGCCACGTACTAGTCTGCTCGACTTACGCCTCGGCGACGTGTGGCGCTACCGCGACCTGGTCATGCTGTTCGTGCGGCGCGATTTCGTTTCCAATTACAAGCAGACTATTCTGGGGCCTATCTGGTTTTTCATCCAGCCCCTGCTCACTACGCTTACTTATTATATCATCTTTGGCCGGGTAGCTAAGCTTGATACGGACGGCCTACCCCCCTTCGTATTCTACTTGGCCGGTATTACCGTTTGGGGCTACTTTTCCCAGAGCCTGACCGCCGTGGCCACCGTGTTCACGACCAACGCGGCCATGTTTAGCAAGGTGTACTTTCCGCGCCTGACGATGCCCTTGTCCATTGTGCTATCCAACCTGGTGCGGTTTGGTATCCAAATGGCCTTATTTCTGGTCGTATGGGCGTATTATCTCTTTACTAGCAATGCCTTACACCCCAATTGGCTGATAGCCCTTACTCCGTTGCTGGTGGTGCTAATGGGGTTACTTTCGCTGGGTTTGGGCATGATATTCAGCGCCCTGACTACCAAATACCGTGACCTGGCCATGCTGCTCACTTTCGGGGTGCAGCTGGCGATGTACGCTACCCCGGTTATCTACCCGCTATCTAAGGTGCCGGCCCAATACATGTGGCTCATCGTGGCCAACCCGATGACCGCCATTACGGAAACGTTCAGGGCTGCTTTTTTAGGTTCGGGTACTTTTAGCTGGCTGTATTTAGGGTATAGCACCTTAACTACCCTAATCATTTTGCTGGCTGGAACTATTATCTTCAATAAAGTAGAAAAGAGCTTTACCGATACGGTATAA
- a CDS encoding STELLO glycosyltransferase family protein, whose translation MVPSSIVITSIFAPTEAVTKFAALPDYQLVVAGDKKSPADWSEPNVTYLSVADQEAAGFRLSEKLPFNHYGRKMVGYLHAIQKGAQVIIDTDDDNIPYDGWQFPATEGTFAVAPADMGFVNIYKSFTSHHIWPRGYPLDLILNADHNLKEAELTQQEAKIGIWQGLADSDPDVDAIYRLVDNTEVFFDKRAPIVLAEGTLCPFNSQNTMVRRELFPLLYLPAYVTFRFTDILRGLVAQPIMWAHGYRLGFTEATVIQVRNPHDYVKDFESEIPCYLHPNCVIAAVQRAVAPTNTVGENLRRAYAELAKENIVTAQEIELLDLWLADLATLTA comes from the coding sequence ATGGTACCGTCTAGTATTGTTATTACCTCCATTTTTGCGCCTACCGAGGCAGTAACTAAATTTGCGGCCCTGCCTGATTATCAGCTGGTAGTGGCGGGTGATAAGAAGTCGCCGGCCGATTGGAGCGAACCCAACGTAACGTACCTCTCGGTAGCTGACCAGGAGGCCGCTGGCTTCCGGCTAAGCGAGAAGCTGCCCTTCAACCACTACGGCCGCAAGATGGTGGGCTACCTGCACGCCATTCAGAAAGGCGCGCAAGTTATTATTGATACCGACGACGATAATATTCCCTATGACGGCTGGCAGTTCCCGGCCACTGAAGGTACGTTTGCCGTCGCGCCGGCTGATATGGGTTTCGTAAATATCTATAAGAGCTTTACCAGCCACCACATCTGGCCCCGCGGCTACCCCCTTGACCTGATTCTGAACGCTGACCACAATCTGAAAGAGGCAGAGCTAACCCAGCAGGAAGCCAAAATCGGTATCTGGCAAGGGCTGGCCGACTCGGACCCCGACGTGGATGCCATCTATCGCCTGGTGGATAATACGGAAGTATTTTTCGACAAGCGCGCCCCCATCGTACTGGCTGAAGGGACGCTGTGCCCTTTCAATTCGCAGAATACGATGGTGCGCCGCGAGCTATTTCCGTTGCTCTACCTGCCAGCTTACGTCACGTTCCGCTTCACCGATATTCTGCGCGGGCTGGTGGCCCAACCCATTATGTGGGCGCACGGCTACCGGCTGGGCTTCACGGAGGCTACCGTGATTCAGGTGCGCAATCCGCACGACTACGTGAAGGATTTTGAGTCGGAAATTCCTTGCTACCTGCACCCCAACTGCGTTATTGCCGCCGTGCAGCGCGCTGTCGCTCCCACCAATACAGTAGGGGAAAACCTGCGCCGGGCCTACGCCGAGTTGGCCAAGGAAAACATCGTAACCGCGCAGGAGATTGAATTGCTCGACCTCTGGCTGGCCGACCTTGCCACGCTCACCGCGTAA